A genomic stretch from Synergistaceae bacterium DZ-S4 includes:
- a CDS encoding CtsR family transcriptional regulator yields MSLPSSSLTKIIEEYIAQLLDENEEGEVSLRRKDLAERFGCVPSQINYVLRSRFAPENGFLVESQRGGHGYIKVIQLTFNNCDEEVVHLADLVGNAITEQESRKLLVNLQNRDVISPRERLIIEVALRSQEENGRSLFDVSPYRRDLMRAELLKKILTSLALG; encoded by the coding sequence ATGTCCCTGCCGTCATCAAGCCTTACAAAGATCATCGAGGAATACATCGCTCAGCTTCTGGATGAAAACGAAGAAGGCGAGGTATCTCTCAGGAGAAAGGATCTGGCCGAAAGGTTCGGGTGTGTTCCCAGTCAGATCAATTATGTGCTGAGAAGCCGGTTCGCCCCTGAGAACGGGTTTCTTGTGGAAAGCCAGAGAGGCGGACATGGTTATATTAAAGTTATCCAGCTGACATTCAACAACTGTGATGAAGAGGTGGTGCATCTCGCTGACCTTGTCGGGAATGCGATCACAGAACAGGAATCAAGAAAGCTCCTGGTAAATCTGCAGAACAGAGACGTCATATCCCCAAGGGAACGCCTTATCATCGAGGTAGCGCTGAGAAGTCAGGAGGAAAACGGAAGGTCGCTCTTCGATGTCTCGCCTTACAGACGGGATCTCATGAGAGCCGAGCTGCTGAAAAAAATACTTACGAGCCTTGCGCTCGGATGA
- the plsY gene encoding glycerol-3-phosphate 1-O-acyltransferase PlsY codes for MPVFWLIFGYLAGSCPTGYLAVKMLKGQDIRDLGSGNIGATNTGRVLGKKWAIAVAVFDMLKGGLAVLLASFFTDNDTILALTGVCSVLGHNYPVWLGWRGGKGVATTFGVLAFYDFFDPLPALIGGAVWYAVMKTTRYVCVASIAALFTSALLMPLFGMPRPFYLAGLFLAALSAWRHKSNIQRLIEGKEDRVGESIK; via the coding sequence ATGCCGGTATTCTGGCTTATTTTCGGATATCTTGCAGGTTCGTGCCCTACGGGCTACCTTGCGGTAAAAATGCTTAAGGGGCAGGACATCCGCGACCTGGGGTCAGGAAACATCGGGGCTACCAACACAGGCAGGGTGCTGGGGAAGAAGTGGGCCATAGCTGTTGCGGTCTTTGACATGCTCAAGGGCGGCTTGGCTGTATTGCTGGCTTCGTTCTTTACAGATAATGATACCATACTCGCGCTGACTGGCGTCTGCTCCGTGCTTGGCCATAACTATCCTGTGTGGCTTGGCTGGAGGGGCGGCAAAGGCGTAGCAACAACATTCGGCGTTTTGGCTTTTTATGATTTCTTTGATCCTCTGCCTGCCCTGATCGGAGGAGCTGTATGGTATGCCGTGATGAAGACGACAAGATATGTCTGCGTAGCCTCCATTGCTGCTCTCTTCACTTCCGCCCTTCTCATGCCTCTGTTCGGGATGCCGCGTCCATTTTATTTGGCGGGACTCTTTCTTGCTGCCCTTTCAGCCTGGCGGCACAAGAGCAATATACAGAGACTGATCGAAGGCAAAGAAGACAGGGTCGGAGAAAGCATAAAATAG
- a CDS encoding peptidylprolyl isomerase has translation MSFKKVTKLIALFSFVVLVAASAAMAADKPVLTVGTSTLDEKEVLNLMATTTGGNQMMVGLMLAQSTLPERVDLVNQMAHALLFAEAARSKGLEARPDIAFQIKWQTMQILMQGYFEQNASKWDMSEKAVRNYYDTHKEEFYQKPGAHTRHILSQTEGDALNAALEVYKTKDFAKVASEYSRDPNSAKNGGDLGWVEKGMMVAPVEAAIEGASVGSLVGPVKSDYGWHIIEVTERRPGKQLSFEESAERAVQGLQKQYLENELKELQAKFSVNIDEEALKNLGGVPAPAAAK, from the coding sequence ATGTCTTTCAAGAAAGTCACAAAGTTGATCGCACTCTTTTCATTTGTTGTCTTAGTTGCCGCTTCGGCTGCCATGGCTGCCGACAAACCGGTACTTACAGTCGGAACGTCGACTCTCGACGAAAAAGAAGTACTGAATCTCATGGCCACGACGACAGGAGGCAACCAGATGATGGTGGGCCTCATGCTTGCGCAGTCGACACTTCCGGAGAGAGTGGACCTGGTCAACCAGATGGCTCACGCACTCCTCTTCGCGGAGGCGGCCAGGAGTAAGGGACTTGAAGCACGCCCCGACATCGCATTCCAGATCAAATGGCAGACGATGCAGATACTGATGCAGGGATACTTTGAACAGAACGCATCAAAATGGGACATGAGCGAAAAGGCCGTCAGGAATTACTATGACACACATAAAGAGGAGTTCTATCAGAAACCGGGTGCGCATACAAGGCACATCCTGTCACAGACAGAGGGAGACGCCCTGAATGCGGCACTGGAAGTCTACAAGACCAAGGATTTTGCAAAAGTGGCCTCGGAATACAGCCGTGACCCCAACAGCGCAAAGAACGGCGGAGACCTCGGCTGGGTAGAAAAGGGCATGATGGTCGCACCTGTGGAAGCCGCGATCGAAGGAGCATCGGTCGGTTCACTCGTCGGACCTGTCAAGAGCGACTACGGATGGCACATCATTGAGGTAACGGAACGCCGCCCGGGAAAACAGCTATCCTTTGAGGAATCGGCCGAAAGAGCTGTCCAGGGACTTCAGAAGCAGTATCTTGAAAATGAGCTTAAGGAGCTTCAGGCAAAGTTCAGTGTCAACATAGACGAAGAGGCACTAAAAAACCTCGGAGGAGTACCGGCTCCCGCAGCCGCCAAGTAG
- a CDS encoding UvrB/UvrC motif-containing protein, with translation MLCERCGVNKAEIHLMRIVNGRRVVDCLCRECAKEVIPFDEATKMMKMTFSLEGILDLQEALKDLIFPAIAGGSSDDETELACPHCGGPISMSMFARKDNKCAEKVPRAENASAVAPAVQRDRLSVLKDEMCAAVRVENYELAAQIRDQIKDMEDKTEKEKDA, from the coding sequence ATGCTGTGCGAACGCTGCGGTGTAAATAAAGCCGAGATACATCTTATGAGGATCGTAAACGGAAGACGTGTGGTGGACTGTCTTTGCAGAGAGTGCGCCAAAGAGGTCATACCGTTTGACGAGGCCACAAAGATGATGAAAATGACATTCTCGCTTGAAGGGATCCTGGATCTTCAGGAAGCTTTGAAAGATCTGATATTCCCTGCGATCGCCGGAGGCAGCTCCGACGATGAGACGGAACTTGCCTGCCCTCACTGCGGGGGACCCATTTCAATGTCAATGTTTGCCCGCAAAGATAATAAATGTGCAGAAAAGGTCCCGCGTGCCGAAAACGCTTCGGCCGTTGCCCCTGCTGTGCAAAGAGACAGGCTGTCCGTTCTGAAGGATGAGATGTGCGCTGCGGTCAGGGTCGAGAACTACGAACTCGCCGCACAGATCAGAGATCAGATAAAAGATATGGAAGACAAGACAGAAAAAGAAAAGGATGCGTGA
- a CDS encoding ATP-dependent Clp protease ATP-binding subunit, with the protein MWQNFTERGKRVFQLAHSEALRLGHEVVGTEHILLGLLDDADGIVTQILSNYGLHPEVLKAEIESLIGTGRPRSQPVDLPSSPRAKLVIDLSMREARKMSVNYIGTEHILLGILAEGEGMAAQLLASHGMDLPRTRMMIRNILSGNQSDPDLDPLKTDDAPQRAEGRTQSRTPTLDQIGIDLTGMARNRELDPVIGRDKEIQRVVQILSRRTKNNPVLIGEPGVGKTAIAEGLAQRIVSGEIPEILKDKRVMQLNVANLVAGTKYRGEFEERMRKIVKEVREAKKVILFIDEIHTLVGAGGAEGAVDAANIIKPSLSRGEFQVIGATTITEYRKYIEKDAALERRFQPVQVEEPSEEDTVRILKGLRDNYEAHHRVKITDDALEAAAKLSQRYITDRFLPDKAIDLIDEASARARILTLEVPDDLKALERSVGDIRREKEAAVGSQEFEKAADLRDQEKELIARIAEWRKSWTESRNQFTPDVKAEDIAKIVSEWTGIPVTQLTEEESRRLLRMEDEIKQRLVGQDEAIHAVARAIRRSRSGMKDPKRPVGSFMFLGPTGVGKTEMARSLAEFMFGSEDAMIRLDMSEFMERHEAAKLIGAPPGYIGYEEGGKLTEAIRRRPYSVVLFDEIEKAHPDVFNMLLQLLEDGRLTDGQGHLTDFRNAVIIMTSNIGISEAMKGRSMGFAETEGSAGGMDTARMKSTVLEAAKSAFRPEFMNRVDEIIVFDLLGREELLKIVDIMLDEVKSRTSECGITLEADEDAKKLLLEKGYDPQYGARPLRRAIQKMVEDSLSNLMLEGTVRAGEKVSVSVTDGELKFETEKK; encoded by the coding sequence ATGTGGCAGAATTTTACTGAAAGGGGCAAGAGAGTATTCCAGCTTGCCCATAGTGAGGCTTTGCGCCTTGGACACGAGGTGGTCGGAACAGAGCATATACTTCTGGGACTTCTTGATGATGCTGACGGTATAGTGACACAGATCCTTTCAAACTACGGCCTGCATCCCGAAGTGCTGAAAGCTGAAATAGAGAGCCTGATAGGGACCGGCAGGCCGAGAAGTCAGCCTGTTGACCTTCCGTCAAGCCCGAGAGCGAAGCTTGTGATCGATCTTTCCATGAGGGAAGCCAGGAAGATGAGCGTCAATTACATAGGGACCGAACATATCCTTCTGGGCATCCTTGCGGAAGGAGAGGGGATGGCTGCACAGCTTCTGGCATCCCACGGCATGGATCTGCCCAGGACCCGGATGATGATCAGGAACATATTAAGCGGAAACCAGTCAGACCCCGACCTTGACCCTCTGAAGACCGACGATGCGCCTCAAAGGGCTGAAGGCCGGACGCAGAGCAGGACTCCCACCCTTGACCAGATAGGGATAGACCTCACCGGGATGGCCAGGAACAGGGAACTTGACCCGGTCATAGGAAGGGACAAAGAGATACAGAGAGTTGTCCAGATACTTTCGCGCCGGACAAAGAACAACCCTGTGCTGATAGGCGAGCCCGGAGTGGGAAAGACCGCCATAGCGGAGGGGCTTGCCCAGAGGATAGTCTCGGGGGAGATCCCGGAGATATTGAAAGACAAACGGGTAATGCAGCTCAACGTAGCAAATCTTGTTGCCGGTACAAAGTACAGGGGCGAATTTGAAGAGCGCATGCGCAAGATCGTAAAAGAGGTAAGGGAAGCCAAAAAGGTCATTCTCTTCATTGACGAGATACATACCCTTGTCGGAGCCGGAGGGGCCGAAGGAGCTGTTGACGCGGCGAACATAATCAAGCCGAGCCTTTCAAGGGGAGAATTCCAGGTGATAGGCGCGACTACGATAACCGAGTACAGAAAGTACATAGAAAAGGACGCAGCCCTTGAAAGACGTTTTCAGCCCGTTCAGGTGGAAGAACCGTCGGAAGAGGACACGGTAAGGATATTGAAAGGGCTGAGGGACAACTACGAGGCACATCACAGAGTCAAGATAACGGATGATGCGCTCGAAGCCGCCGCAAAGCTTTCTCAGAGGTATATAACAGACAGGTTCCTGCCTGACAAGGCTATAGACCTCATCGACGAAGCATCCGCAAGGGCGAGGATACTGACGCTCGAAGTCCCCGATGACCTCAAGGCGCTGGAGAGGAGCGTAGGGGATATCCGCAGGGAAAAAGAGGCGGCTGTCGGTTCTCAGGAGTTTGAAAAGGCGGCTGATCTCAGGGACCAGGAAAAGGAACTGATCGCACGCATAGCGGAATGGCGGAAGAGCTGGACCGAGTCCCGGAACCAGTTCACCCCTGACGTTAAGGCTGAGGACATCGCGAAGATCGTCTCTGAATGGACCGGCATCCCTGTAACCCAGCTCACCGAAGAGGAGAGCCGCAGGCTTCTCAGGATGGAAGATGAGATAAAGCAGAGGCTGGTAGGTCAGGACGAGGCGATCCACGCGGTAGCCCGTGCTATCAGAAGGTCACGGAGCGGCATGAAAGACCCCAAACGGCCCGTGGGGAGCTTTATGTTCCTTGGTCCGACAGGAGTAGGAAAGACTGAGATGGCCAGGTCTCTCGCCGAGTTCATGTTCGGAAGCGAGGATGCGATGATAAGGCTTGACATGAGTGAATTTATGGAGAGGCACGAAGCTGCCAAGCTTATCGGAGCGCCCCCCGGATACATAGGTTACGAGGAAGGCGGCAAACTTACTGAGGCGATAAGACGCCGTCCCTACTCCGTCGTCCTTTTCGACGAGATCGAAAAGGCTCACCCCGATGTATTCAACATGCTTCTCCAGCTCCTTGAAGACGGAAGGCTGACCGACGGACAGGGACACCTGACTGATTTCAGGAACGCTGTGATCATCATGACGAGCAATATCGGAATAAGCGAGGCAATGAAGGGGAGAAGCATGGGATTCGCAGAGACCGAAGGCTCTGCCGGGGGCATGGATACAGCCAGGATGAAATCAACAGTTCTGGAAGCTGCGAAGAGTGCCTTCAGGCCCGAGTTCATGAACAGGGTGGATGAGATCATAGTGTTTGATCTGCTGGGCAGGGAAGAGCTCCTGAAAATAGTGGACATAATGCTCGACGAGGTGAAATCAAGGACCTCTGAGTGCGGCATAACTCTGGAAGCGGACGAAGACGCCAAAAAACTGCTGCTGGAGAAGGGGTATGACCCGCAGTACGGAGCCAGGCCGCTTCGCAGGGCTATCCAGAAAATGGTGGAGGACTCACTTTCCAACCTGATGCTGGAAGGGACTGTAAGAGCAGGAGAAAAAGTTTCTGTCTCTGTCACTGACGGTGAGCTGAAATTTGAGACGGAAAAAAAGTGA